A portion of the Deltaproteobacteria bacterium HGW-Deltaproteobacteria-18 genome contains these proteins:
- a CDS encoding efflux RND transporter periplasmic adaptor subunit, with amino-acid sequence MNAILRKYAVWATAGCLLVALGLGGGYFLWAPPGSEHDGHDHAGQETAEGAPAASLWTCSMHPQIKLPEPGQCPICFMDLIPLAIPDGDDRRTSLRQLTLSEDAARLAGIRVEAARMADVSVQTHLFGKVAYDESRVGVITAWIGGRIDRLHIDTTGEVVRAGQAMALVYSPELVAAQAELIQAVRARERVSGGSGLVAEAALRMENAAREKLRLLGMGKAQIEGMVKRGTPADHVTLTAPKAGIVIEKKVVEGMYVQTGMPIYAIADLSKVWVVLEAYESDLVWMAPGKEVAFSAQALPGQQFTGKVVYVGTSVNPATRTVEVRVEVPNPELALKPGMFVSAEQTDANAERARELVIPASAPLMTGKRAVVYVADPDRPGSYEGREVVLGPRTDQGYVVRGGIAEGELVVVQGNFRIDAALQIVARPSMMNPAEAPAASGVRFADVPQPFSVRLAALAQRLGVVEDAVGAGDLDAVRGAYHDFGKALNGIDGDVLDGEAALEWKELSMLLGNDALLGYESATPRRAVQVLDDMRSHFARVRAAFPLQELAAKIEAPAGLRSALDALYAAYVPVQEALAGDDANTAHAALVLFRQALGQADESARLAEGGGEWGGYSEAIASGLAEMEQAADMDGLRAGFFPLSVAMTRMVEAYGAGQGPVYELYCPMAFGNQGATWLQGDPKVNNPYFGASMLRCGEVKRQLKDE; translated from the coding sequence ATGAACGCGATACTCAGGAAATATGCGGTGTGGGCCACGGCCGGATGCCTGCTTGTGGCCCTCGGCCTCGGCGGGGGATACTTCTTGTGGGCTCCTCCCGGGTCCGAGCATGACGGTCACGACCATGCCGGACAGGAAACCGCCGAAGGCGCGCCCGCCGCGTCCCTGTGGACCTGCTCCATGCATCCCCAGATCAAGCTGCCCGAGCCCGGGCAGTGTCCCATCTGCTTCATGGACCTCATCCCCCTGGCCATCCCGGACGGCGATGACCGGCGGACGAGCCTGCGCCAGCTGACCCTCTCCGAGGACGCGGCCCGCCTGGCCGGCATCCGGGTGGAGGCGGCGCGCATGGCCGATGTGTCCGTGCAGACCCATCTCTTCGGCAAGGTCGCCTACGACGAGTCCCGCGTGGGCGTCATCACGGCCTGGATCGGCGGCCGCATCGACCGGCTCCATATCGACACCACCGGCGAGGTGGTCCGTGCCGGACAGGCCATGGCCCTGGTCTACAGCCCCGAACTGGTGGCGGCCCAGGCCGAGCTCATCCAGGCTGTGCGGGCCCGGGAGCGCGTGTCGGGCGGCAGCGGGCTGGTCGCGGAAGCCGCCCTGCGCATGGAGAACGCGGCCCGCGAGAAGCTGCGGCTGCTCGGCATGGGCAAGGCGCAGATCGAAGGCATGGTCAAGCGGGGAACCCCGGCCGACCACGTCACCCTGACCGCGCCCAAAGCGGGCATCGTCATCGAGAAGAAGGTCGTGGAGGGCATGTACGTGCAGACGGGCATGCCCATTTACGCCATCGCGGATCTCTCGAAGGTCTGGGTGGTTCTGGAAGCTTACGAGTCGGATCTGGTCTGGATGGCCCCGGGCAAGGAGGTCGCCTTCAGCGCCCAGGCTCTGCCGGGTCAGCAGTTCACGGGCAAGGTGGTCTATGTGGGCACGTCCGTGAACCCGGCCACGCGCACCGTGGAAGTGCGGGTGGAGGTGCCTAACCCCGAACTGGCGCTCAAACCCGGCATGTTCGTCAGTGCCGAGCAGACGGACGCGAATGCTGAGCGGGCGCGTGAACTGGTCATCCCTGCCTCGGCCCCCCTCATGACCGGCAAGCGGGCCGTGGTCTACGTGGCCGACCCCGACCGGCCGGGCAGCTACGAGGGCCGAGAGGTGGTCCTCGGGCCCAGGACTGACCAGGGCTACGTGGTCCGCGGCGGCATCGCCGAGGGTGAGCTGGTGGTGGTGCAGGGCAATTTCCGCATCGACGCGGCCCTGCAGATCGTGGCCCGGCCGAGCATGATGAACCCGGCCGAGGCCCCGGCTGCGAGCGGAGTGCGCTTCGCGGATGTCCCGCAGCCCTTCAGCGTCCGCCTGGCGGCCCTGGCCCAGCGCCTTGGAGTCGTCGAGGACGCGGTGGGCGCGGGGGACCTTGACGCCGTGCGCGGCGCGTACCACGATTTTGGCAAGGCCCTGAACGGCATTGACGGCGACGTCCTGGACGGTGAGGCGGCCCTGGAGTGGAAGGAGCTGTCCATGCTCCTGGGGAACGACGCCCTGCTTGGTTACGAGTCGGCCACCCCGCGTCGCGCGGTCCAGGTGCTGGACGACATGCGCAGCCATTTCGCCCGGGTCCGGGCCGCGTTTCCCCTGCAGGAACTCGCGGCGAAGATCGAGGCCCCCGCCGGGTTGCGCAGTGCCCTCGACGCCCTGTACGCCGCCTATGTTCCGGTGCAGGAGGCCCTGGCCGGCGATGACGCGAACACGGCCCACGCGGCCCTCGTCCTTTTCAGGCAGGCCCTCGGCCAGGCAGACGAGAGCGCCCGCCTGGCCGAAGGCGGCGGTGAATGGGGCGGCTACTCCGAGGCCATCGCATCGGGCCTGGCCGAGATGGAGCAGGCCGCCGACATGGACGGGCTGCGCGCCGGATTCTTCCCGCTGTCCGTGGCCATGACCAGAATGGTCGAGGCCTACGGCGCCGGGCAGGGGCCGGTTTACGAACTCTACTGTCCCATGGCCTTCGGCAATCAGGGTGCGACGTGGCTGCAGGGTGACCCGAAGGTCAACAACCCCTATTTCGGGGCCTCCATGCTGCGCTGCGGCGAGGTCAAACGTCAGCTGAAGGACGAGTAG
- a CDS encoding TolC family protein: MGALHLSMAVAFHPSRLFCRRLMMKMSLTRLAVWGLAVVLAFAGKAAFADSWPEQSVLNGYLEEGARANPGLQAAFARFDAALDKVPQARAWPDPRLSFAVFTVPAESRTGPQRMRYGVSQMLPWFGKRDLKASVAEHEAAALLAQAQSVKLALFRDIEAAYFEYAYLGKALESAREELEILKYFESLVEVRYAVSSASYADFTRVQVERARAEERIASLEDYRLPLSERLRTLLGRPAGEILPMPEDVPFMITGWDDRRITSAVTAQNLALAALDAKAQAADAAGDLARREFFPDLTVGVESIYTDAPRMAGVVNEGKDPVAITFGINLPFDQDARQAAVRQAKNSARATRLERADKVAGLEAQASRLLFGIRDGSRRLELLRETIVPKARQNLDASMDAYQAGKASMLDLLTAEKTLIELELQYHRVLADQAVRLADLDVLAGEEIPRTFTRTPALAGKEQARDLRVTLTKPEASK, encoded by the coding sequence ATGGGAGCTTTGCATCTGAGCATGGCAGTTGCTTTCCATCCGTCGAGATTATTCTGCCGGAGGTTGATGATGAAGATGTCCCTGACCCGCTTGGCCGTTTGGGGTTTAGCCGTGGTTCTGGCTTTTGCGGGCAAGGCCGCGTTCGCGGATAGTTGGCCGGAGCAAAGCGTCCTGAATGGCTATCTGGAGGAGGGCGCACGCGCCAACCCGGGACTGCAGGCCGCCTTCGCCCGCTTTGACGCCGCCCTGGACAAGGTCCCCCAGGCCAGAGCCTGGCCCGACCCGAGATTGTCCTTTGCCGTCTTCACCGTGCCTGCGGAATCGCGCACAGGCCCGCAGCGCATGCGTTACGGCGTGTCCCAGATGCTGCCCTGGTTCGGCAAACGCGACCTCAAGGCTTCCGTGGCCGAACATGAGGCAGCAGCCCTCTTGGCCCAGGCCCAGAGTGTCAAGCTGGCCCTTTTTCGGGATATCGAGGCCGCCTATTTCGAATACGCCTATCTTGGCAAGGCGCTGGAATCCGCTCGGGAGGAGTTGGAAATACTGAAGTATTTCGAGTCGTTGGTGGAAGTACGCTACGCCGTGTCCAGCGCCTCCTACGCGGACTTCACCCGCGTCCAGGTGGAGCGGGCCAGGGCGGAGGAGCGCATCGCCTCCCTGGAGGATTACCGGCTCCCCCTGTCCGAGCGCCTACGCACTCTGCTCGGCAGGCCCGCCGGCGAGATCCTGCCCATGCCCGAAGACGTGCCGTTCATGATTACGGGCTGGGATGACAGGCGGATCACTTCAGCCGTCACGGCGCAGAACCTGGCGTTGGCCGCCCTCGACGCCAAGGCCCAGGCCGCCGATGCGGCCGGGGATCTTGCGCGCCGGGAGTTCTTTCCGGACCTGACCGTTGGCGTGGAGTCCATCTACACCGACGCCCCGCGCATGGCCGGGGTGGTCAATGAAGGCAAGGACCCCGTGGCCATCACCTTCGGCATCAACCTGCCCTTCGACCAGGACGCCCGGCAGGCTGCGGTTCGGCAGGCGAAGAACTCCGCCCGGGCGACGCGTCTGGAGCGGGCGGACAAGGTCGCGGGCCTAGAGGCCCAAGCCAGCAGGCTGCTTTTCGGCATCCGCGACGGGTCCAGGCGCCTTGAGCTTCTGCGTGAGACCATCGTGCCCAAGGCGCGGCAGAATCTGGATGCCTCCATGGACGCGTACCAGGCGGGCAAGGCCTCCATGCTGGACCTGCTGACGGCCGAGAAGACGCTCATCGAGCTTGAACTGCAGTACCACCGGGTGCTGGCCGATCAGGCCGTGCGTCTGGCCGATCTCGATGTCCTGGCCGGGGAGGAGATCCCCCGCACATTTACGAGGACCCCGGCCCTGGCCGGGAAAGAACAGGCCCGCGACCTGCGGGTTACACTGACAAAACCCGAAGCCTCCAAGTGA
- a CDS encoding 2-dehydropantoate 2-reductase has translation MKIAIIGSGAIGAFYGARLLQAGHEVHFLFHSDFDHVREYGLRVDSVDGDMFFPRVRAYGHPEDMPRCELVLVATKTTTNHLLEKLLRPVCKEGGTVVLMQNGLNGERVIERLGLGVTVVGCLCFACCNKLGPGHIAHLDYGKVELGHYRPDEMPAGITPELELVASVFESAGLPVQRSEDLILSRWRKLFWNIAFNGPCTLLGATTDQIAGCAATRELARELMTEVMIGALSAGREIPESFIDDILASTDQMAPYKPSMMLDAENGRPLEVEAIYGEPLRTAATRDVVLPCVRTVYQQLIFFDQRLQSAR, from the coding sequence ATGAAGATTGCCATCATCGGTTCCGGCGCCATCGGCGCCTTCTACGGAGCCCGGCTGCTGCAGGCCGGGCACGAGGTTCACTTTCTCTTCCATTCCGATTTCGATCACGTCCGCGAGTACGGGCTGCGCGTCGATTCCGTGGACGGGGACATGTTCTTTCCCCGGGTCCGCGCCTACGGGCACCCCGAGGACATGCCGCGCTGCGAGCTGGTGCTCGTGGCCACCAAGACGACCACCAACCATCTGCTGGAGAAGCTGCTGCGACCTGTCTGCAAGGAGGGGGGCACGGTGGTGCTCATGCAGAACGGGCTGAACGGCGAACGGGTCATCGAGCGCCTGGGCCTTGGCGTCACGGTTGTCGGCTGCCTGTGCTTCGCGTGCTGCAACAAGCTCGGACCGGGCCATATCGCCCATCTCGACTACGGCAAGGTGGAACTCGGCCACTACCGTCCCGACGAGATGCCCGCCGGCATCACGCCCGAATTGGAGCTCGTGGCCTCGGTCTTCGAGAGCGCGGGGCTCCCGGTGCAGCGGAGCGAAGACCTCATCCTGTCCCGCTGGCGCAAGCTCTTCTGGAACATCGCCTTCAACGGCCCGTGCACACTGCTGGGCGCGACCACCGACCAGATTGCGGGCTGCGCGGCCACGCGGGAACTGGCCCGCGAACTCATGACCGAGGTCATGATAGGCGCCCTTTCCGCGGGCCGGGAAATTCCGGAGTCCTTCATCGACGACATCCTCGCCTCCACCGACCAGATGGCCCCGTACAAACCGAGCATGATGCTCGACGCCGAGAACGGACGGCCCCTGGAGGTCGAGGCCATCTACGGCGAGCCCCTGCGCACCGCCGCCACCCGCGATGTCGTGCTGCCCTGCGTGCGCACCGTTTACCAGCAGCTCATCTTCTTCGACCAGCGCCTGCAAAGCGCCCGCTAG
- a CDS encoding AEC family transporter gives MNVLQTILPIFILILTGFVLRRAEFPSAAFWPQAERLTYYVLFPALLVNKLTSMHIGEQPVQFMAATLLVSITLIALVLMAARPLVQKNGPAFTSIFQGAIRPNTYICLSAAGGLFGDEGLSLSAVALMTIIPLVNVLCVLVLTRHGRDTNVRGLRETLVQLGRNPLILSCAGGFALYGAGVTLPPMLQEGMHLMGSASLPLGLLAVGAGLSFSAALAGWKDIVVSSAMKLLALPFLAFAIGRAFGLSGAPLGVCLVFTSVPVSVSSYILARVLGGDHDRMAAIITVQTLIALLTLPLVLGLLL, from the coding sequence GTGAATGTTCTTCAGACTATCCTGCCGATTTTCATACTTATTCTGACAGGTTTCGTGCTCCGCAGGGCGGAATTTCCGAGCGCGGCCTTCTGGCCCCAGGCCGAGCGCCTGACCTACTACGTGCTCTTCCCGGCCCTGCTCGTGAACAAGTTGACCTCCATGCACATCGGCGAGCAGCCGGTGCAGTTCATGGCCGCGACCCTGCTGGTCTCCATCACCCTCATCGCGCTCGTCCTCATGGCCGCACGGCCCCTGGTGCAGAAGAACGGCCCGGCCTTCACCTCCATCTTCCAGGGGGCCATCCGGCCCAACACCTACATTTGCCTGTCGGCCGCGGGCGGGCTTTTCGGCGACGAAGGCCTGTCCCTCTCGGCCGTGGCGCTCATGACCATCATCCCCCTGGTCAACGTGCTCTGCGTGCTGGTCCTGACCAGGCACGGCCGCGACACGAACGTGCGCGGCTTGCGCGAGACCCTGGTGCAGCTGGGCCGCAACCCGCTCATCCTGTCCTGCGCCGGCGGCTTCGCCCTGTACGGCGCAGGCGTGACCCTGCCACCGATGCTGCAGGAAGGCATGCACCTCATGGGCAGCGCCTCCCTGCCCCTGGGCCTGCTGGCCGTGGGCGCGGGGCTGTCCTTTTCCGCCGCCCTGGCCGGGTGGAAGGACATCGTGGTAAGCTCGGCCATGAAACTTCTGGCCCTGCCCTTCCTGGCCTTCGCCATCGGCCGGGCCTTCGGGCTTTCGGGCGCCCCTTTGGGCGTCTGCCTGGTCTTCACGTCCGTCCCGGTCTCGGTCTCCTCCTACATCCTGGCCCGGGTCCTCGGCGGCGACCACGACCGCATGGCCGCCATCATCACCGTCCAGACCCTCATCGCCCTGCTGACGCTGCCCCTGGTGCTGGGCCTGCTGCTCTGA
- a CDS encoding GNAT family N-acetyltransferase codes for MVIVRTKNTHEDFRRLTAALDAELRARYGAAQAEYDKHNRIAPIDTAVIGYVDGEPAACGCFKVMDVETVEMKRMFVAEGQRRKGHGRAAVQALEEWAAELGFTRAVLETGKGQPEAIGLYRGMGYEVTENYGPYVGLEHSVCMKKRLSPKA; via the coding sequence ATGGTCATCGTGCGAACCAAAAACACGCATGAGGATTTCAGGCGCCTCACCGCCGCCCTCGATGCGGAATTGCGCGCGCGGTATGGCGCCGCACAGGCAGAATACGACAAGCACAATCGCATCGCGCCCATCGATACGGCCGTCATCGGGTATGTCGATGGAGAGCCGGCCGCCTGCGGCTGTTTCAAGGTCATGGACGTGGAGACGGTCGAGATGAAGCGGATGTTCGTGGCTGAGGGGCAACGCCGCAAGGGGCATGGACGGGCTGCCGTCCAGGCCCTGGAAGAGTGGGCCGCTGAATTGGGTTTCACCCGCGCCGTTCTCGAGACTGGCAAGGGGCAGCCCGAGGCCATCGGCCTCTACCGCGGCATGGGTTATGAGGTGACGGAGAACTACGGTCCCTACGTCGGCCTTGAGCACAGTGTGTGCATGAAAAAAAGGCTGTCGCCGAAGGCGTAG
- a CDS encoding pyruvate ferredoxin oxidoreductase, giving the protein MDVFNIYLCGVGGQGIGLLSEIILRAADHAGHAAKAVDTHGLAQRGGIVVSQIRLGDSAHSPMIPAGEADLAVGLERHEGLRAMQAALKEGATLVYYDTVLQPLPVRLGTVPEISGEDVARAASSRGVTVHAVIRPDIADPRMQNIAVLSVVSREGLIPGVTAGHYEQAMNDLLKGAVLEANLQLFREA; this is encoded by the coding sequence ATGGACGTCTTCAACATATACCTTTGCGGCGTCGGCGGGCAGGGCATCGGCCTGCTGAGCGAGATCATCCTGCGCGCGGCCGACCACGCCGGTCATGCCGCCAAGGCCGTCGACACCCACGGACTGGCCCAGCGCGGCGGCATCGTCGTGTCCCAGATTCGGCTCGGTGATTCCGCCCACAGTCCCATGATCCCCGCGGGCGAGGCGGACCTGGCCGTGGGCCTCGAACGCCACGAGGGCCTGCGCGCCATGCAGGCCGCCCTGAAGGAGGGCGCCACTCTCGTCTATTACGATACCGTGCTCCAGCCCCTGCCCGTGCGCCTCGGCACGGTTCCGGAAATCTCAGGCGAGGACGTCGCCCGGGCCGCCTCTTCGCGCGGCGTCACGGTCCATGCGGTCATCCGTCCGGACATCGCCGACCCGCGCATGCAGAACATCGCCGTGCTTTCGGTCGTCAGCAGGGAAGGGCTCATACCCGGAGTAACCGCCGGGCATTACGAGCAGGCCATGAACGACCTGCTCAAGGGCGCTGTGCTGGAGGCGAACCTGCAGCTGTTCCGCGAGGCCTGA
- a CDS encoding indolepyruvate ferredoxin oxidoreductase translates to MKYMGEMLTTRAPFSEIVMGNTALVRAMVEAGTRVVTSYPGSPTPEIAAAIQSIPPEKRPFYFEFSTNEKVATEVALGASLNGYLSTVFFKSVGLNVAADAFVQLSLLNLIGGMVIVLGDDPGANSSQNEQDNRHYAAMSYTPVLEPADPAEVYAYYKEAASLARELCRPVILRLTTHVCHAKAKVSFAGWTPVEPKNEPRFDTANGPYIPLTVAVFPKKRTALENLRKADSWVDGRGLHTVTGQGSSRGIILSGMVALSVADVLEGLTDRPDVLKLAMPYPMPRKAVEEFLASHGEVKVLEELDDTLEKDIKALAYDLGLSTKIIGKQDDGDWIGEYTADKVRDILHRDWPDMIPPRKAVAAPLVPVPARPAQMCPGCGHRSAFYAIRKALPEGAITVADIGCHTLGFMEPYRMGEILLCMGASTSMGAGLTLFNDTRRVVAFLGDSTFFHAGLPGIVNALFNRHNLTLVLMENGTTAMTGHQDHAASGRNFNEVTDAIPVRQVLEGLGVKHIFETDTYKQAELTDLMRQAMAVEGFSVVIARHPCMLLFTRNQRRKSGYVDRHVTIDQSVCTRAHVCVQDFACPSFIRAADGSVTVNPELCIGDGSCMQTCPSKAITR, encoded by the coding sequence ATGAAGTACATGGGAGAAATGCTCACCACCCGGGCGCCGTTTTCGGAGATCGTCATGGGCAACACGGCCCTGGTGCGGGCCATGGTCGAGGCCGGGACGCGTGTGGTCACGTCCTATCCCGGCTCTCCGACGCCGGAGATCGCCGCGGCCATCCAGTCCATCCCGCCCGAAAAGCGGCCCTTCTATTTCGAATTTTCAACCAACGAGAAGGTGGCCACGGAGGTCGCGCTCGGCGCATCCCTGAACGGCTACCTGTCCACGGTCTTCTTCAAGAGCGTGGGGCTCAACGTCGCCGCCGACGCTTTTGTGCAGCTTTCGCTTCTGAACCTCATCGGCGGCATGGTCATCGTGCTTGGCGACGACCCCGGCGCCAACTCCTCCCAGAACGAGCAGGACAACCGGCACTACGCGGCCATGAGCTACACCCCGGTCCTGGAGCCCGCCGACCCGGCCGAGGTCTACGCCTACTACAAGGAGGCGGCGTCTCTGGCCCGGGAACTGTGCCGGCCCGTCATCCTGAGGCTGACCACCCACGTCTGCCACGCCAAGGCGAAAGTGTCCTTCGCGGGCTGGACGCCGGTGGAGCCGAAGAACGAACCGCGCTTCGACACCGCAAACGGCCCCTACATCCCGCTGACCGTTGCCGTGTTCCCCAAGAAGCGCACGGCCCTGGAGAACCTGCGCAAGGCGGACTCCTGGGTGGACGGGCGCGGCCTGCACACGGTCACGGGGCAGGGCAGTTCGCGCGGTATCATCCTTTCGGGCATGGTCGCCCTGTCCGTGGCCGACGTCCTGGAAGGGCTCACCGACCGGCCCGACGTGCTCAAGCTGGCCATGCCGTACCCCATGCCCCGAAAGGCGGTGGAGGAGTTCCTGGCCTCCCACGGGGAAGTGAAGGTTCTGGAGGAGCTGGACGACACCCTGGAGAAGGACATCAAGGCCCTGGCCTACGACCTGGGGCTTTCGACGAAGATCATCGGCAAGCAGGACGACGGGGATTGGATCGGCGAGTACACGGCGGACAAGGTCCGTGACATCCTGCACCGCGACTGGCCGGACATGATCCCGCCGCGGAAGGCCGTTGCCGCACCCCTTGTCCCCGTGCCCGCGCGGCCGGCCCAGATGTGCCCGGGGTGCGGCCACCGCAGCGCCTTCTACGCCATCAGGAAGGCCCTGCCCGAGGGCGCCATCACCGTGGCCGACATCGGCTGCCACACCCTGGGCTTCATGGAGCCGTACCGCATGGGGGAGATTCTGCTGTGCATGGGCGCCTCCACGAGCATGGGCGCGGGACTGACCCTGTTCAACGACACGCGCAGGGTCGTGGCCTTCCTGGGCGACTCGACCTTCTTCCACGCCGGTTTGCCGGGCATCGTCAACGCACTCTTCAACCGGCACAACCTGACCCTGGTGCTCATGGAGAACGGCACCACGGCCATGACCGGCCATCAGGACCACGCGGCCTCGGGGCGCAACTTCAACGAGGTGACGGACGCCATCCCGGTGCGTCAGGTGCTGGAGGGGCTGGGGGTGAAGCACATCTTCGAGACCGACACCTACAAGCAGGCCGAGCTGACGGACCTCATGCGCCAGGCCATGGCCGTTGAGGGTTTCAGCGTGGTCATCGCCCGGCATCCCTGCATGCTGCTCTTCACCCGCAACCAGCGCCGCAAGAGCGGCTACGTGGACCGGCACGTGACCATCGACCAGAGTGTCTGCACCCGCGCCCACGTCTGCGTGCAGGACTTCGCCTGCCCGAGCTTCATCCGGGCCGCCGACGGAAGCGTGACCGTGAACCCGGAGCTGTGCATCGGCGACGGCTCCTGCATGCAGACCTGTCCCAGCAAGGCCATCACCCGTTAA
- a CDS encoding carboxymuconolactone decarboxylase family protein produces MSDLSFTKIEQSIKDRKRLHLTFLKNVKTYAPFLELEKQAFCDGALSRKAKELMALSISIVTKCEPCMEWHLDQAMQAGATDEEIYETIDVAIEMGGGQAGAYARFVLKAMEYFKGNRNE; encoded by the coding sequence ATGTCTGATCTGAGCTTCACGAAAATCGAACAGAGCATCAAGGACCGCAAGCGCCTGCACCTGACCTTCCTCAAAAACGTCAAGACCTACGCCCCGTTTTTGGAACTGGAAAAACAGGCTTTCTGCGACGGCGCCCTGAGCCGCAAGGCCAAGGAACTCATGGCCCTGTCCATCTCCATCGTCACCAAATGCGAACCCTGCATGGAATGGCACCTGGACCAGGCCATGCAGGCCGGCGCCACGGACGAGGAGATCTACGAGACCATCGACGTGGCCATCGAGATGGGCGGTGGCCAGGCCGGGGCGTACGCGCGGTTCGTGCTGAAGGCCATGGAGTATTTCAAGGGGAATCGAAACGAATGA
- the nspC gene encoding carboxynorspermidine decarboxylase: MDGRTAFRFDAHQVATPSFVVDLGLIRRNLDVLAGVKERTGCKILLALKGFAMWSLFPMLRQVLDGVCASSPHEARLGREEFKREVHAFAAGYSQTDIFDLCTTADHIVFNSFYQLEKFRGLIEGEAKRLGRDIELGVRINPEHSEGAVPIYDPCSPGSRLGVRRKDFRPDLLEGVTGLHWHNLCEQNADCLERTIAAVEANFAEFFGRMQYVNFGGGHHITRPDYDVDLLCRLISEFKQRHGVQVYLEPGEAVALNTGYLVSTVLDVTEADMPIAILDTSVPAHMPDVLEMPYRPHIVGSGLPGEKTHTYRLGGQSCLAGDVAGEYSFDKPLEPGDRLVFTDMAHYSMVKTNTFNGIQLPSIATFEPEDGSMRVVRTFGYEDFKGRLS; the protein is encoded by the coding sequence ATGGACGGCCGCACCGCATTCCGCTTCGATGCGCATCAGGTCGCCACGCCATCCTTCGTGGTCGACCTGGGGCTCATCCGTCGCAACCTCGATGTGCTGGCCGGGGTCAAGGAGCGCACGGGCTGCAAGATCCTGCTGGCGCTCAAGGGCTTTGCCATGTGGAGCCTGTTTCCAATGCTGCGCCAGGTGCTCGACGGAGTCTGCGCCAGTTCGCCGCATGAAGCCAGGCTCGGACGGGAAGAGTTCAAGCGCGAGGTGCACGCCTTCGCGGCCGGCTACTCCCAAACCGACATCTTCGATCTGTGCACCACGGCTGACCACATCGTCTTCAACTCCTTCTACCAGCTGGAGAAGTTCCGCGGCCTCATCGAAGGTGAGGCAAAGCGCCTGGGACGGGACATCGAGCTGGGCGTGCGCATCAATCCCGAGCATTCCGAAGGCGCGGTGCCCATCTACGACCCGTGTTCGCCGGGTTCGCGCCTGGGCGTGCGGCGCAAGGACTTTCGCCCCGACCTGCTGGAAGGGGTGACTGGCCTGCACTGGCACAACCTCTGCGAGCAGAACGCCGACTGCCTGGAACGGACCATTGCCGCGGTGGAGGCAAACTTCGCCGAGTTCTTTGGGCGCATGCAGTACGTCAACTTCGGCGGCGGCCATCACATCACCCGCCCCGATTATGACGTGGACCTGCTCTGCCGGCTTATCAGCGAGTTCAAGCAGCGCCACGGCGTGCAGGTCTATCTGGAGCCCGGCGAGGCCGTGGCCCTGAACACGGGCTACCTGGTTTCGACGGTTCTGGACGTGACCGAAGCCGACATGCCCATCGCCATCCTGGACACCTCGGTTCCGGCGCACATGCCCGACGTGCTGGAGATGCCTTACCGCCCGCACATCGTCGGCTCCGGCCTGCCGGGCGAGAAGACCCACACCTACCGCCTGGGCGGCCAGTCCTGCCTGGCCGGCGACGTGGCCGGGGAGTACTCCTTCGACAAGCCCCTGGAACCGGGCGACCGCCTCGTCTTCACGGACATGGCCCACTACTCCATGGTCAAGACCAACACCTTCAACGGCATCCAGCTGCCGTCCATCGCCACCTTCGAACCCGAGGACGGGTCCATGCGGGTGGTGCGGACCTTCGGATACGAGGATTTCAAGGGTCGGTTGTCCTGA